From a region of the Amblyomma americanum isolate KBUSLIRL-KWMA unplaced genomic scaffold, ASM5285725v1 scaffold_40, whole genome shotgun sequence genome:
- the LOC144112059 gene encoding uncharacterized protein LOC144112059, with amino-acid sequence MVLRADAVPVVHPARRVPLALRDPLRQELERMEKAAIIKKVDEPTEWFVPGKDLLLADMLSRAPVPTQASSASSEADCDIHAVQVVSSIVSTPMKERLEKEIRDDPYLSEKMAALRANCCKADASALPCLKTTRIPVSQSEAAKTAILLSAAGEEALDVYNNFSFEAG; translated from the exons ATGGTCCTGCGGGCGGATGCTGTCCCAGTAGTGCATCCAGCACGAAGAGTACCTTTGGCCCTCCGGGACCCTCTTCGACAAGaactggagcgcatggaaaaggctGCCATTATCAAAAAGGTGGATGAGCCCACAGAATGG TTCGTTCCTGGCAAAGACTTGCTGCTGGCGGACATGTTGTCACGTGCACCGGTGCCAACGCAGGCGTCGAGTGCCTCATCGGAAGCAGACTGCGACATCCATGCCGTACAGGTCGTCTCCAGCATCGTAAGCACGCCAATGAAAGAGCGTCTGGAAAAGGAAATCAGGGATGACCCGTACTTAAGCGAG aagatggccgctctccgggcgaactgctgcaaggctgacgcctccgcacttccctgcctgaaaacaacgaggattccagtgtctca ATCGGAAGCCGCCAAGACGGCAATCCTTCTCAGCGCCGCGGGTGAAGAGGCTCTCGACGTCTATAACAACTTCTCCTTCGAAGCAG gatga